Proteins encoded together in one Chthonomonadales bacterium window:
- a CDS encoding sigma-70 family RNA polymerase sigma factor, whose amino-acid sequence MTAVGNRDDAEDLRQEACVRCLQGRSRLSGRVPPAAWLRAVQRSTLADWLRARRRRPVAIGSETATPGDGPDPATAAVNRLSIAEVLNGLTNLQRTMLTWRYQDQLSPSEMARRLGVPVSSVYQELWRARHAARMAYLPAPSPLRKPPAN is encoded by the coding sequence ATGACGGCTGTCGGCAACCGCGACGATGCCGAGGACCTGCGGCAGGAGGCCTGTGTTCGCTGCCTTCAGGGTCGGAGCCGCCTATCGGGCCGGGTCCCGCCGGCCGCGTGGCTTCGCGCGGTTCAACGCTCGACTCTCGCCGACTGGCTTCGGGCGAGGAGGCGCCGCCCCGTTGCCATTGGGAGCGAGACCGCGACGCCGGGCGACGGCCCCGACCCGGCGACTGCTGCAGTGAACCGGCTGAGCATCGCCGAGGTGCTGAACGGGCTCACCAATCTCCAGCGTACGATGCTTACATGGCGCTACCAGGACCAACTGAGCCCCTCGGAGATGGCCAGGCGACTGGGCGTGCCTGTGTCCAGCGTGTACCAGGAGCTCTGGCGCGCACGCCACGCGGCGCGCATGGCGTACCTTCCCGCCCCCTCTCCTCTCCGGAAACCGCCAGCCAATTGA
- a CDS encoding GPP34 family phosphoprotein — MADGLLLPEEALLLSLNDETGRFEGAHLHYLLNAAGLAELLLRARVAEEGGSIVVRDRAPTGAAPVDIALDRLLASPKPEPARAWVRHLYRDRDTLVDVLVGGLVRRLILEAREQRYLWIFRRTVYPAADAGPEHDLRAQVLATARGEREADERLAVLLSLLEGGRSLGLALGRDDEKACRERVAAIRAASAVGAPVAGALAAVLRENDAAAASAASAATMSAAVTVVNT; from the coding sequence ATGGCCGATGGGCTTCTGCTTCCCGAGGAGGCGCTGCTCCTCTCGCTGAACGACGAAACCGGGCGCTTCGAGGGAGCGCACCTGCACTACCTGCTCAACGCGGCTGGCCTGGCCGAGCTGCTTCTGCGCGCCCGCGTCGCCGAGGAGGGCGGCAGCATCGTGGTGCGCGACCGCGCTCCGACCGGTGCGGCGCCCGTGGACATCGCGCTCGACCGCTTGCTCGCCTCGCCGAAGCCCGAGCCGGCGCGCGCCTGGGTGCGCCATCTCTACCGTGACCGCGACACGCTTGTTGACGTGCTCGTGGGCGGCCTCGTGCGGCGCCTGATCCTGGAGGCCCGCGAGCAGCGCTATCTGTGGATCTTCCGGCGTACGGTGTACCCCGCCGCCGACGCCGGCCCCGAGCACGACCTGCGCGCCCAGGTGCTCGCCACGGCCCGCGGCGAGCGGGAGGCCGACGAGCGGCTGGCGGTGCTGCTCTCGCTGCTGGAGGGCGGCCGGAGCCTGGGGCTGGCTCTGGGGCGGGACGACGAGAAGGCCTGTCGAGAGCGGGTGGCCGCCATCCGCGCGGCCAGCGCCGTCGGCGCGCCCGTGGCCGGGGCGCTCGCGGCGGTGCTCCGGGAGAACGACGCCGCGGCCGCTTCCGCGGCATCGGCGGCGACGATGTCCGCCGCGGTCACCGTCGTGAACACGTGA
- a CDS encoding baseplate assembly protein produces the protein MNEFYGKYRGKVENNVDPLQQGRVQVSAPAVLGDGRMSWAMPCVPYGGPGVGLFAIPPNGASVWVEFEGGDPDKPIWSGCFWGIGEVPVLPALAAMKVWKTDGITLTLSDLPGLGGVTLEVSPPLVQVPLKMIFDATGIELSGGAASVKLTPTSVSLNNGALEVM, from the coding sequence ATGAACGAGTTCTACGGCAAGTACCGGGGCAAGGTGGAGAACAACGTGGACCCGCTCCAGCAGGGGCGCGTTCAGGTGAGCGCGCCGGCGGTGCTTGGCGACGGGAGGATGAGCTGGGCGATGCCCTGCGTGCCCTACGGCGGGCCCGGGGTCGGCCTCTTCGCCATCCCGCCCAACGGCGCGAGCGTATGGGTGGAGTTCGAGGGCGGCGACCCGGACAAGCCCATCTGGAGCGGGTGCTTCTGGGGCATCGGCGAAGTGCCCGTGCTGCCCGCCCTGGCGGCGATGAAGGTGTGGAAGACCGACGGCATCACGCTGACCCTGAGCGACCTTCCGGGCCTCGGCGGCGTGACGCTGGAGGTGAGCCCGCCGCTCGTGCAGGTACCGCTGAAGATGATCTTTGACGCCACCGGCATCGAGTTGAGCGGCGGCGCCGCCAGCGTGAAGCTCACGCCGACCAGTGTCTCGCTCAACAACGGTGCCCTGGAGGTGATGTGA
- a CDS encoding putative baseplate assembly protein, translating into MPPTLYCPNEARRALVREHPALNGIDFLEVLDAVVAADGLRQQTLLVHCFRPIAGLGRRNVRVDGGVRVIPVGVLWAWRADAVPGGLLTPSEQAYLGALSSPDAVLAVRTDAVGDYSTYTLVLRLSAAQPDEPPDGFDRILSRVDFSFKVECESDFDCAPATLCPEPSLPAPHIDYLARDYASFRTVMLDRLAALAPEWTERSPADVGIAIVEAVAFVGDQLSYYQDAVATEAYLGTARRRLSVRRHARLVGYPMHDGCNARAWVSFAVTAGSSADGALLPTGTLVLGRDADAGVAVASDPPQALERALARNPACFETLHPLRLRAARGEVPLHTWGDPRCCLAAGATEATLLGDAAELDLHAGDVIVLVEARGPESGREEDADPSHRHAVRLCAEPVGRLDPVSGSAVTQVRWFTSDALPFPLCLWELPAADGGVLHTGVALCNVALADHGRTFVDEPLEPRRVPDEGPYRPRLPRAGVTRAAPYAHTEARAKAAIAAMRSGAGDALPVVTLTGDDERWTAVRDLLGSDRFATEFVVEVDNDEEALLRFGDDVLGRRPSPGAVLAATYRVGGGRAGNVGADTLACVVTVLVGLESVRNPLPAAGGADPEPVEQVRLLAPEAFRTQERAVTEADYAAIAERHPEVQRAAATRRWTGSWHTVFVTVDRAGGRPVDHGFREEMRGFLERYRLAGHDVEVDAPRFVPLDIVLTACVAPGHFRSAVRRALLERFSSSVLPGGARGFFHPDELTFGQPVYLSRIVAAAMRVPGVRWVDTDDTPPRPTRFQRWGRLAAGEVAAGRIEIGRLEIARVDTDPSTPENGRIEFVMEGGL; encoded by the coding sequence ATGCCGCCGACCCTCTACTGCCCGAACGAGGCGCGCCGGGCGCTCGTGCGCGAGCATCCGGCGCTCAACGGGATCGACTTCCTGGAGGTGCTCGACGCCGTGGTGGCGGCGGACGGCCTTCGGCAGCAGACGCTGCTCGTGCACTGCTTTCGGCCCATCGCCGGGTTGGGTCGGCGCAACGTGCGTGTCGATGGCGGCGTGCGAGTCATCCCCGTGGGCGTGCTCTGGGCCTGGCGCGCCGACGCGGTGCCCGGCGGCCTCCTGACGCCTTCCGAGCAGGCCTACCTTGGCGCGCTCTCGTCGCCGGACGCCGTGCTCGCGGTGCGCACCGACGCGGTCGGCGACTATTCCACCTACACGCTTGTCCTCCGGCTCTCCGCGGCCCAGCCCGACGAGCCGCCGGACGGATTCGACCGGATCCTCTCGCGCGTCGACTTTTCGTTCAAGGTGGAGTGCGAGTCCGACTTCGACTGCGCTCCGGCCACCCTCTGCCCCGAGCCCTCCTTGCCAGCGCCGCACATCGACTACCTTGCGCGTGACTACGCCAGCTTCCGAACCGTGATGCTGGACCGGCTCGCGGCCCTGGCGCCGGAATGGACGGAGCGTAGCCCGGCGGACGTCGGCATCGCCATCGTCGAGGCCGTCGCGTTCGTCGGCGATCAACTCAGCTACTACCAGGACGCCGTGGCGACCGAGGCTTACCTGGGCACCGCCCGCCGCCGCCTCTCCGTGCGGCGACACGCGCGGCTGGTCGGCTACCCGATGCATGACGGGTGCAACGCGCGCGCCTGGGTGAGCTTCGCGGTGACCGCCGGCTCGAGCGCCGACGGCGCCCTCCTGCCCACCGGAACGCTCGTGCTCGGCCGCGACGCCGACGCCGGCGTCGCGGTCGCGTCCGACCCGCCCCAGGCGCTGGAGCGCGCCCTGGCGCGCAACCCGGCATGCTTCGAGACGCTGCACCCTCTCCGGCTGCGCGCCGCGCGGGGCGAGGTACCGCTCCATACCTGGGGGGACCCGCGCTGCTGTCTGGCGGCCGGCGCCACGGAGGCGACGCTGCTGGGCGACGCGGCCGAGTTGGACCTGCACGCGGGCGACGTGATCGTCCTGGTGGAGGCGCGCGGTCCCGAGAGCGGGCGCGAGGAGGACGCGGACCCATCCCACCGGCACGCAGTCCGCCTGTGCGCGGAGCCGGTCGGACGTCTCGACCCCGTGAGCGGCAGCGCCGTCACGCAGGTCCGCTGGTTCACCTCGGACGCGCTGCCGTTCCCGCTCTGCCTGTGGGAGTTGCCTGCGGCGGATGGGGGCGTTCTGCACACCGGCGTGGCCCTCTGCAACGTGGCACTCGCCGACCACGGCCGCACCTTCGTCGACGAGCCCCTCGAGCCCCGCCGCGTGCCTGACGAGGGACCTTACCGGCCCAGGCTGCCGCGCGCGGGCGTCACGCGCGCCGCGCCCTATGCGCACACGGAGGCCCGCGCGAAGGCGGCGATCGCGGCCATGCGGTCTGGCGCCGGTGACGCGCTCCCCGTGGTCACGCTCACCGGCGACGACGAGCGGTGGACCGCGGTTCGCGATCTGCTTGGCAGCGATCGCTTCGCCACGGAGTTCGTGGTGGAGGTCGACAACGACGAGGAGGCGCTCCTGCGTTTCGGCGACGATGTGCTCGGCCGTCGGCCGTCGCCGGGCGCCGTGCTCGCCGCGACCTACCGGGTGGGAGGCGGGCGAGCCGGCAACGTGGGGGCGGACACACTCGCCTGCGTAGTGACCGTCCTGGTCGGCCTCGAGAGCGTGCGCAACCCCCTCCCGGCCGCGGGCGGAGCCGATCCGGAACCGGTCGAGCAGGTGCGCCTGCTCGCGCCGGAGGCCTTCCGCACCCAGGAGCGGGCCGTGACGGAGGCCGACTACGCCGCCATCGCCGAGCGCCACCCGGAGGTGCAGCGCGCCGCGGCCACGCGACGCTGGACCGGGAGCTGGCACACCGTGTTCGTCACGGTGGACCGCGCGGGAGGGCGACCCGTCGACCACGGGTTCCGGGAGGAGATGCGCGGGTTCCTGGAGCGCTATCGTCTTGCCGGCCACGACGTGGAGGTCGACGCGCCGCGCTTCGTGCCGCTGGACATCGTGCTGACGGCGTGCGTGGCGCCCGGCCACTTCCGGAGCGCGGTACGGCGCGCGCTGCTGGAGCGCTTCTCCAGCAGCGTGCTGCCGGGCGGCGCCCGCGGCTTCTTCCACCCGGACGAGCTCACCTTCGGCCAGCCGGTCTACCTGAGCCGCATCGTGGCGGCCGCGATGCGGGTGCCCGGCGTGAGATGGGTCGATACGGATGACACGCCGCCCAGGCCCACGCGGTTCCAGCGGTGGGGCCGGCTTGCGGCGGGCGAGGTCGCCGCGGGGCGCATCGAGATCGGCCGGCTGGAGATCGCCCGGGTCGACACCGATCCGAGTACGCCGGAGAACGGGCGTATCGAGTTCGTGATGGAGGGAGGCCTGTGA
- the mscL gene encoding large-conductance mechanosensitive channel protein MscL, translating into MSLWGEFKEFAIKGSVVDLAVGLVIGAAFGKVVTSLVEDVLMPPVGLLLGKVDFSSLYINLSGAAYPSYAAAKSAGAPVIGYGQFINSLIGFVIVALAIFLVVKAINRMRRQEAVAPSGPPAPTREEELLGEIRDLLRARAGA; encoded by the coding sequence ATGTCGCTCTGGGGCGAGTTCAAGGAGTTCGCGATCAAGGGCAGCGTTGTTGACCTGGCCGTCGGCCTGGTGATCGGCGCCGCGTTCGGCAAGGTCGTCACCTCGCTCGTCGAGGACGTTCTGATGCCGCCCGTCGGGCTGCTGTTGGGCAAGGTCGACTTCTCGAGCCTCTACATCAACCTTTCGGGAGCGGCCTACCCCTCGTACGCGGCGGCGAAGAGCGCGGGCGCGCCGGTAATCGGCTACGGGCAGTTCATCAACTCCCTGATCGGCTTCGTCATCGTGGCTCTGGCCATCTTCCTGGTCGTCAAGGCGATCAACCGCATGCGCCGCCAGGAGGCCGTCGCCCCCTCCGGGCCGCCGGCGCCCACGCGCGAGGAGGAGCTGCTTGGCGAGATCCGCGACCTCCTGCGAGCTCGCGCGGGCGCGTAG
- a CDS encoding GPW/gp25 family protein: MQVDYPFHVDGRGRTAEAGQDEHIRDLIEQVLFTSPGERVNRPDFGSGLMQLVFAPSSDELATATQFLAQGALQKWLGDLIQVVDVEATSEDSLLRVTVRYVVRATQQTEVARFSREI, translated from the coding sequence ATGCAGGTCGACTACCCCTTTCATGTGGACGGACGCGGGCGCACGGCGGAGGCCGGGCAGGACGAGCACATCCGCGACCTGATCGAGCAGGTGCTCTTCACCTCCCCTGGGGAGCGTGTCAACCGCCCGGACTTCGGCAGCGGCCTGATGCAACTCGTGTTCGCGCCCAGCAGCGACGAACTGGCGACCGCCACCCAGTTCCTTGCCCAGGGCGCGCTGCAGAAGTGGCTCGGCGACCTGATCCAGGTGGTTGATGTGGAAGCCACCAGCGAGGACTCGCTGCTCAGGGTCACCGTGCGCTACGTGGTGCGCGCCACGCAGCAGACCGAGGTGGCGCGCTTTAGCCGGGAGATCTAG
- a CDS encoding putative baseplate assembly protein yields MSDLLVSRAAVCGCCGPPSTAADVRNRPGLPALAYRVGVHGQFLRRMLGRLPLRSVPPDDPTGPRPLAALTTRDPDDPAIALLDAAAVIDDILAFYQERIANEGFLRTATERRSLLELARTIGYELRPGVAASVYLSFTVDDSPGSPGTATVPAGTRVQSMPASQGELPQTFETGVDLAADAAWNALRPRMAQPQTLVTHDHAVFFAAPDGTETEVEQLFLAGLGPAVKPGDVLLLALRPAAGGDLVPLARRVRAVTPDPDHSRTRVDFGEAAARPPPLRPLPHPIGRIPLLPIRLDQSAVRTHIFGQRWSEGGLRAFLGIQRWRIADMLRYVASPPAPPLPPAEEGVFSFGSRLGFFGGAAPRFGSLPVGTNLKSDPYTSDWDAADAGLGRTIWTDSQGTDYATADAYLERAVPGIPDDSWALIESDTQALTAYRIRSTEERALADYAISGRATGLRLANPDGGEGSAAHPDGFRVRSSVAYVESRRLTLADMPIEDALEAGDTELMLGGLVLGLSPGQALALTGTRLDLPGVEGSEVLLLEGIAHDGGFTVLTFTTGLQHGYERASVTINANVTAATHGETTREVLGGGDASNPNQRFTLKKWPLTYVAARTASGAASTLQLRVDGALWEQRPRLYDLGSADRGYITRIEDDGKASVVFGDGRRGGRPPSGVENVTATYRTGIGMAGMVGAGRLTLLQTRPFGVRSVTNAVPASGAAEPESRDDARANAPRTVLTMDRIVSLRDYEDFAAGFAGVGKAQAVALERGSFRLVHVTAASASGDPIGPTDPLRGLLSEAIQAARDPARPFALDTFLPLFFDVRARVLVDSRYVEEDVLAAAQLAILERFSFAMRAFGQSVTSAEVVTVVQGVEGVVAVDLMDLHVVVEGVSVSTVPADVLPAYRARLADPLPGSPPAVLLAELLLVNPAGITLERMTP; encoded by the coding sequence GTGAGCGACTTGTTGGTGAGCCGGGCGGCGGTCTGCGGCTGCTGCGGGCCGCCCTCGACGGCGGCGGACGTCCGGAACCGGCCGGGGCTGCCGGCGCTGGCCTACCGCGTCGGCGTGCACGGCCAGTTTCTGCGGCGCATGTTGGGCCGCTTGCCGCTAAGGAGCGTGCCGCCCGACGACCCTACGGGGCCCCGGCCCCTGGCCGCGCTGACGACACGAGACCCGGACGACCCGGCCATCGCCCTGCTGGACGCCGCCGCCGTCATCGACGACATCCTTGCCTTCTACCAGGAGCGCATCGCCAACGAGGGCTTCCTGCGCACCGCGACCGAGCGCCGCTCGCTGCTGGAGCTCGCGCGCACCATCGGCTACGAGCTGCGGCCCGGCGTCGCCGCGAGCGTCTACCTCTCCTTCACCGTGGACGACTCGCCCGGCTCGCCCGGGACCGCCACGGTGCCGGCCGGCACGCGCGTGCAGAGCATGCCGGCCAGCCAGGGCGAACTCCCGCAGACCTTCGAGACGGGCGTCGACCTGGCCGCGGACGCTGCCTGGAACGCCCTGCGCCCGCGCATGGCGCAGCCGCAGACCCTCGTGACGCACGACCACGCGGTCTTCTTCGCGGCGCCGGACGGCACGGAGACCGAGGTGGAGCAGCTCTTCCTCGCCGGGCTGGGCCCCGCCGTGAAGCCCGGCGACGTGCTGCTGCTCGCCCTGCGGCCGGCCGCCGGCGGTGACCTGGTGCCGCTGGCCCGCAGGGTGCGCGCCGTCACGCCCGACCCCGACCACAGCCGGACGCGCGTTGACTTCGGTGAGGCGGCCGCCAGGCCTCCGCCCCTGCGCCCGCTGCCGCATCCCATCGGGCGCATCCCCCTCCTGCCAATTCGCCTGGACCAGTCCGCGGTGCGGACGCACATCTTTGGCCAGCGCTGGAGCGAGGGCGGGCTGCGCGCGTTCCTCGGCATCCAGCGCTGGCGCATCGCGGACATGCTGCGCTACGTCGCCTCGCCGCCCGCGCCCCCGTTGCCGCCCGCCGAGGAGGGCGTCTTCTCGTTCGGCTCCCGCCTGGGCTTCTTCGGCGGCGCCGCGCCGCGCTTTGGCAGCCTGCCGGTGGGCACGAACCTCAAGAGCGATCCCTACACGAGCGACTGGGACGCGGCAGACGCCGGGCTGGGCCGCACCATCTGGACCGACTCGCAGGGCACCGACTACGCGACTGCCGACGCCTATCTCGAGCGCGCCGTGCCGGGCATTCCCGACGATAGCTGGGCGCTGATCGAGAGCGACACGCAGGCGCTCACGGCGTACCGCATCCGCTCCACGGAGGAGCGGGCCCTGGCCGACTACGCCATCAGCGGCCGCGCCACCGGCCTGCGCCTGGCCAACCCCGACGGCGGGGAGGGCTCCGCCGCGCACCCGGACGGCTTTCGCGTGCGCTCCTCCGTGGCCTATGTGGAGAGCCGGCGGCTCACGCTCGCCGACATGCCGATCGAGGACGCGCTGGAGGCAGGCGATACGGAGCTGATGCTGGGCGGCCTGGTGCTCGGCCTCTCGCCGGGCCAGGCGCTCGCGCTCACGGGCACGCGGCTGGACCTTCCCGGCGTGGAGGGCAGCGAGGTCCTTCTCCTGGAGGGCATCGCGCACGATGGCGGCTTCACGGTGCTCACCTTCACCACGGGCCTCCAGCATGGCTACGAGAGGGCGTCGGTGACCATCAACGCCAATGTGACGGCGGCCACGCACGGCGAAACGACCCGGGAGGTGCTCGGTGGTGGTGACGCCTCGAACCCCAACCAGCGCTTCACGCTAAAGAAGTGGCCCCTCACCTATGTGGCGGCGCGCACTGCCTCCGGCGCGGCCAGCACGCTCCAGCTCCGCGTGGACGGGGCGCTCTGGGAGCAGAGGCCGCGCCTGTACGACCTGGGCTCCGCCGACCGTGGCTACATCACGCGCATCGAGGACGACGGGAAGGCGAGCGTCGTCTTCGGCGACGGCCGGCGCGGCGGGCGGCCGCCCTCGGGTGTCGAGAACGTGACGGCGACCTATCGCACCGGCATCGGCATGGCCGGCATGGTCGGCGCGGGCCGCCTGACGCTGCTGCAGACGCGGCCGTTCGGCGTGCGCTCCGTCACCAACGCCGTGCCGGCATCGGGCGCCGCCGAGCCGGAGTCCCGCGACGACGCGCGCGCCAACGCGCCGCGCACGGTGCTGACGATGGATCGCATCGTCTCACTGCGCGACTACGAGGACTTCGCCGCCGGTTTCGCGGGCGTGGGTAAGGCGCAGGCCGTCGCTCTCGAGCGCGGCTCGTTTCGCCTGGTGCATGTCACCGCCGCCTCGGCGAGCGGCGACCCGATCGGACCGACCGACCCGCTGCGCGGCCTGCTCTCCGAGGCGATCCAGGCCGCGCGCGACCCGGCGCGGCCCTTCGCGCTGGACACCTTCCTGCCTCTCTTCTTCGACGTGCGGGCCCGCGTGCTCGTCGACTCCCGCTACGTGGAGGAGGACGTGCTTGCCGCGGCGCAGCTCGCCATCCTGGAGCGCTTCTCGTTCGCCATGCGCGCGTTCGGTCAGTCCGTAACCTCCGCGGAGGTGGTGACGGTGGTTCAGGGCGTGGAGGGCGTCGTCGCCGTCGACCTGATGGACCTGCACGTGGTGGTGGAGGGAGTGAGCGTGAGCACCGTGCCGGCGGACGTGCTGCCGGCATACCGGGCGCGGCTCGCGGACCCGCTGCCCGGCTCGCCTCCGGCCGTCCTTCTGGCCGAGCTGCTGCTGGTAAACCCGGCGGGCATCACGCTGGAGAGGATGACGCCATGA
- a CDS encoding ankyrin repeat domain-containing protein: protein MQIHQAAARGDREAVERQLARGVPVDAPDHADDACTPLMCATRDPRAGLEMISLLLARGADPNAASARTGHTPLRLAAGRGSLAIVGRLLQAGARADAVSSRGYTALHDAMRAGGPEALAIARLLLDAGADPNGVTSYGESPLRDASRRGDTAAVALLLRAGADSEQLQWGRLHRAAALGTAETVAEALAGAGDLRARDWWDRTPFLVALTHGDAARAAALLRAGARLDECGRCGGPAASHCCPADRAETLRWLLAEGADPDATDDFGRTPLMGAAEAGAAACVRVLLAAGVDPNARDRSGSMALDAASTPEVLRLLAAAGSALDHVDPTGYSVLKSAAENGGLELARAALELGANPNTTRTGDTPLHMATAHDQLAIARLLLDAGADPNARDVDGCTPLHFARTPEAVRMLLAAGADPAAREEGGSTPLGTVRDPEAIALLIAAGGPLATGPDGRPAIVDAASAGSREAVEALLAAGADPNAVAFGQSALMLAAEAGSTECIHALNGAGADLECRDPRGRTALFYAAAPEAFAACQAALAIGAIDIRRIAFEQTGVTLPEGLEGEATSLLSRDAYWNGADTGPVRALVEAGARVEARDRGRATPLLLAASCGHPERVHALLQAGASVRARDLRGRTVLSLARRHPSAERRAEITALLTRFGAR from the coding sequence ATGCAGATCCACCAGGCCGCGGCGCGCGGCGACCGCGAAGCCGTCGAGCGGCAACTCGCGCGCGGCGTGCCCGTCGACGCGCCCGACCACGCCGACGACGCGTGCACGCCGCTTATGTGCGCCACCCGCGACCCGCGCGCCGGCCTCGAGATGATCAGCCTGCTGCTGGCGCGCGGAGCGGACCCGAACGCCGCCTCCGCCAGGACCGGCCACACGCCGCTGCGCCTCGCCGCTGGCCGCGGCAGTCTCGCCATCGTTGGGCGACTGCTGCAGGCCGGCGCCCGCGCCGACGCCGTCAGCTCGCGGGGCTACACGGCGCTCCACGACGCGATGCGCGCGGGCGGGCCGGAGGCGCTCGCCATCGCCCGCCTGCTGCTGGACGCGGGCGCCGATCCCAACGGTGTAACCTCCTACGGCGAGAGCCCCCTGCGCGACGCATCGCGGCGCGGCGACACCGCCGCCGTCGCCCTGCTGCTGAGGGCCGGGGCCGACTCCGAACAACTCCAGTGGGGCCGGCTGCACCGGGCGGCGGCGCTCGGAACGGCGGAGACGGTGGCCGAGGCCCTGGCTGGCGCCGGCGACCTGCGGGCCCGCGACTGGTGGGACCGCACTCCGTTCCTCGTGGCGCTGACGCACGGTGACGCGGCCCGGGCCGCCGCGCTGCTGCGGGCTGGCGCGCGCCTTGACGAGTGCGGCCGGTGCGGCGGGCCCGCCGCGAGCCACTGCTGCCCGGCCGATCGCGCCGAGACCCTCCGCTGGCTACTGGCGGAGGGAGCCGACCCCGACGCCACCGACGACTTCGGAAGGACCCCGCTCATGGGAGCGGCGGAGGCCGGCGCCGCCGCGTGTGTGCGGGTGCTGCTCGCCGCTGGAGTTGACCCGAACGCGCGCGACCGCTCCGGCTCGATGGCGCTCGACGCGGCGTCCACGCCGGAGGTGCTACGCCTCCTGGCGGCTGCCGGATCGGCGCTCGATCACGTCGACCCTACCGGCTACTCGGTGCTGAAGAGCGCCGCCGAGAACGGCGGGTTGGAGCTCGCGCGCGCCGCGCTCGAGCTCGGGGCCAACCCGAATACCACGCGCACCGGCGACACCCCGCTGCACATGGCCACCGCCCACGACCAGCTCGCCATCGCCCGCCTGCTGCTGGACGCGGGCGCGGACCCGAACGCGCGCGACGTGGACGGCTGTACGCCGCTGCACTTCGCCCGCACGCCCGAGGCTGTGCGCATGCTGCTGGCCGCGGGGGCCGACCCTGCCGCCCGAGAGGAGGGGGGGAGCACCCCCCTCGGCACGGTGCGCGACCCGGAAGCCATCGCCCTGCTGATCGCCGCCGGCGGGCCCCTGGCGACCGGACCGGACGGCAGGCCTGCCATCGTGGACGCGGCCAGCGCGGGCTCGCGCGAGGCCGTGGAGGCCCTGCTCGCGGCCGGCGCCGATCCGAACGCCGTCGCGTTCGGCCAGAGCGCGCTGATGCTCGCCGCCGAGGCCGGGTCAACCGAGTGCATCCACGCGCTCAACGGGGCGGGGGCCGACCTGGAGTGTCGGGACCCGAGGGGTCGCACGGCCCTCTTCTATGCGGCCGCACCGGAAGCATTCGCCGCTTGCCAGGCGGCGCTGGCGATCGGCGCCATCGACATCCGGCGGATCGCCTTCGAGCAGACCGGCGTCACGCTGCCGGAGGGCCTGGAGGGTGAAGCCACCTCGCTGCTCTCGCGCGACGCTTACTGGAACGGCGCGGACACCGGGCCCGTGCGGGCGCTCGTGGAGGCCGGAGCACGCGTCGAGGCGCGCGACCGCGGCCGCGCCACCCCGCTGCTCCTGGCAGCTTCGTGCGGACACCCGGAGCGAGTCCACGCCCTCCTGCAGGCCGGCGCGAGCGTACGGGCGCGCGACCTGCGGGGCCGCACCGTGCTGTCCCTCGCCCGGCGTCACCCCTCCGCGGAGCGCCGCGCCGAGATCACGGCCCTGCTCACCCGTTTCGGCGCGCGCTGA